One Gemmatimonadota bacterium DNA window includes the following coding sequences:
- a CDS encoding cytochrome C codes for MAVTLAAVALVGCADSAPQTRTVQGECADLYGADVCSWATLGDADGLLEFGITVPVAAIEQAPADMDMVWPPALGAVIAMPTEVGAAVGVDHLTIYWEPHGHPPGPYLTPHFDFHFYHVSASEREAIDCADTTKPTEVPAGYGLVDVEIPGIGMLEGLCVPAMGMHALLASEMESDEIFDGTMVIGYDRGAPLFFEPMIASELLLRRQSFELPMPAVPGLPEGVRYPERYRAEYDAETDSYRFVFSGV; via the coding sequence ATGGCGGTGACGCTCGCGGCTGTGGCCCTAGTGGGATGTGCGGACTCGGCTCCGCAGACGCGGACGGTGCAGGGCGAGTGCGCAGACCTTTACGGCGCGGACGTGTGCAGTTGGGCCACCCTGGGTGACGCGGACGGCTTGCTTGAGTTCGGGATAACCGTCCCGGTCGCGGCGATCGAACAGGCCCCGGCCGACATGGATATGGTGTGGCCACCGGCGCTTGGCGCGGTCATCGCCATGCCGACCGAGGTCGGCGCGGCCGTGGGCGTTGACCACCTCACCATCTACTGGGAGCCCCACGGACACCCCCCGGGTCCGTATCTCACACCGCACTTCGACTTCCACTTCTACCACGTCTCGGCCAGCGAGCGCGAAGCGATCGATTGCGCAGACACGACGAAGCCGACGGAGGTTCCGGCGGGCTACGGGTTGGTCGACGTGGAGATCCCGGGCATCGGCATGCTCGAGGGGCTCTGCGTACCGGCCATGGGTATGCACGCGCTGCTCGCATCCGAGATGGAGAGCGACGAGATCTTCGACGGCACTATGGTCATCGGTTACGATCGCGGTGCCCCTCTGTTCTTCGAGCCGATGATCGCCAGCGAGCTGCTCCTGCGGCGGCAGTCCTTCGAGTTGCCGATGCCGGCGGTCCCCGGTCTACCGGAGGGCGTGCGCTATCCGGAGCGCTACCGCGCCGAGTATGACGCGGAGACCGATTCGTACCGATTCGTCTTCTCGGGAGTTTGA